A genome region from Osmerus mordax isolate fOsmMor3 chromosome 27, fOsmMor3.pri, whole genome shotgun sequence includes the following:
- the slc30a7 gene encoding zinc transporter 7 isoform X2, producing the protein MFFDCTALLAGLAASVISRWRSNDSFSYGYVRAEVLAGFVNGLFLIFTAFFIFSEGVERALEPPDVHHERLLPVSVAGLLVNLVGIFVFQHGGHGHSHGGDGGHGHSHNGSMSHGHSHRGLAHEHEHGHSHGGHGHFHNEPHCQDDHLHTPGKGSSKQILEGVFLHIVADTLGSIGVIISAILMQKYDLMIADPVCSMLISILIGVSVVPLLRESIGILMQRTPPSLDIALPECYQRVQQLQGVYNLQEPHFWTLCTDVYIGTLKLLVAPDADVRWILSQTHNIFTQVGVRQLYVQIEVSTM; encoded by the exons GTACGTGAGAGCAGAGGTGTTGGCTGGGTTTGTGAATGGCCTTTTCCTCATTTTCACAGCCTTTTTCATTTTCTCAGAGGGAGTAGAG AGGGCTTTGGAGCCACCGGATGTTCATCATGAGCGTCTGCTACCTGTATCAGTTGCGGGGCTGCTGGTCAATCTGGTGGGCATCTTTGTGTTCCAACATGGAGGCCATGGGCATTCCCATGGTGGGGATGGAG GTCATGGCCACAGCCACAATGGCAGTATGAGTCACGGACACAGCCATAGAGGACTCGCTCATGAACATGAACATGGGCACAGCCATGGAGGGCATGGCCACTTTCATAATGAGCCCCACTGTCAAG ATgaccacctgcacacacccGGGAAGGGCTCAAGCAAACAGATCCTAGAAG GAGTGTTTCTACATATTGTTGCTGACACTCTGGGAAGCATTGGAGTGATAATTTCGGCTATCCTAATGCAAAAGTATGACCTGATGATCGCTGATCCAGTCTGCTCCATGCTCATTTCTATTCTCATTGGAGTCAG TGTGGTGCCACTGCTAAGGGAATCTATTGGGATATTAATGCAACGTACTCCACCATCACTGGACATTGCCCTACCAGAGTGCTACCAGAGG GTGCAGCAGCTGCAGGGAGTATATAATCTGCAAGAGCCTCACTTCTGGACCCTATGCACAGATGTTTATATTGGCACCCTGAAGCTCCTTGTGGCCCCCGATGCTGATGTCCGCTGGATACTGAGCCAAACACACAATATTTTTACACAA GTTGGAGTTCGGCAACTCTACGTCCAGATTGAAGTGTCAACAATGTAG